Proteins encoded by one window of Acidipropionibacterium virtanenii:
- a CDS encoding type II toxin-antitoxin system VapC family toxin produces MIVDSSVLVAVLTGEPDAEHYLDLMIGADHLVVSAAGLVESSVVLEARAGAEAVTDLQALLADLEADVLPLDEDQAILASQAWSRFGKGRHLAGLNLGDLFAYAAASGLGEPLLFKGDDFAQTDIPSADH; encoded by the coding sequence ATGATCGTCGACAGCTCGGTGCTGGTCGCGGTGCTCACCGGCGAGCCCGATGCGGAGCACTATCTGGACCTCATGATCGGCGCCGATCACCTCGTGGTGAGCGCCGCCGGCCTGGTCGAGAGCTCGGTCGTCCTCGAGGCCCGGGCCGGGGCGGAGGCTGTCACCGATCTCCAGGCACTCCTCGCCGATCTGGAGGCCGACGTCCTCCCTCTCGACGAGGACCAGGCGATCCTGGCGTCACAGGCATGGAGCAGGTTCGGGAAGGGACGCCACCTCGCGGGCCTGAACCTGGGTGACCTCTTCGCCTACGCCGCGGCGTCCGGTCTGGGCGAGCCGCTCCTGTTCAAGGGGGACGACTTCGCCCAGACC
- a CDS encoding type II toxin-antitoxin system VapB family antitoxin has protein sequence MALNIKDADTDRLARELAAETGETITTALRTAVAERLARVRRQHHVSARPDLHRYIDRARARTVLDGRDADEILGYDENGLPR, from the coding sequence ATGGCTCTCAACATCAAGGATGCCGATACCGATCGGCTGGCCCGCGAACTGGCCGCCGAGACCGGCGAGACCATCACGACCGCACTGCGCACAGCGGTGGCCGAGCGTCTGGCGCGGGTCCGACGGCAGCATCACGTGTCGGCGCGTCCGGACCTGCATCGCTATATCGACCGGGCCCGGGCAAGGACCGTACTCGACGGACGGGACGCCGACGAGATCCTCGGCTATGACGAGAACGGACTGCCCCGATGA
- the purD gene encoding phosphoribosylamine--glycine ligase, producing the protein MTVLILGSGGREHAIALAVSKDPQVQAVHVAPGNPGTASFATNHEVDETDPDAVVALGREISADLVVVGPEAPLVAGVADAVRAAGIDCFGPGKEAARLEGSKAFAKEIMRAAGVPTADAVACTTVEEAEAALDRFGAPYVVKDDGLAAGKGVVVTSERSEAVDHARHCIEAGHPIVIEEYLKGPEVSLFAICDGSRALPLQPAQDFKRVGDGGTGPNTGGMGAYTPLPWAPADLVETVTRTVIGPTLAEMNRRGTPFQGLLYVGLSLTADGPRVVEFNVRFGDPETQPLLSMIESPLGQVMRAAATGDLSGFDGLRFRRGFAVGVVLASEGYPGEVVTGRPVGGVLSADGDSDPDIIQAGTAADGDRLVSAGGRVLVALGHGETLTGARQAAYARIEKVSLEGGFHRGDIALTAAEEEAFTALSEPKESLGDPGAND; encoded by the coding sequence ATGACAGTCCTCATCCTGGGCTCGGGAGGTCGCGAACACGCGATCGCCCTGGCCGTCTCCAAGGATCCGCAGGTTCAAGCCGTGCATGTGGCCCCGGGCAATCCCGGAACGGCCTCCTTCGCCACCAACCACGAGGTCGACGAGACCGATCCGGATGCGGTGGTCGCCCTGGGGCGCGAGATCTCAGCAGACCTCGTCGTCGTCGGCCCTGAGGCCCCGCTGGTCGCCGGGGTGGCCGATGCCGTGCGCGCGGCCGGCATCGACTGCTTCGGCCCGGGTAAGGAGGCGGCGCGCCTCGAGGGCTCCAAGGCCTTCGCGAAGGAGATCATGAGGGCCGCCGGGGTGCCCACCGCCGATGCCGTGGCCTGCACCACCGTCGAAGAGGCCGAGGCGGCCCTCGACCGGTTCGGGGCTCCCTACGTCGTCAAGGATGACGGGCTGGCCGCCGGGAAGGGCGTGGTCGTCACCTCCGAGCGCTCCGAGGCCGTGGACCACGCCAGGCACTGCATCGAGGCCGGTCACCCGATCGTGATCGAGGAGTACCTCAAGGGGCCTGAGGTCAGTCTCTTCGCGATCTGCGACGGCTCGCGAGCCCTGCCACTCCAGCCAGCCCAGGACTTCAAGCGGGTCGGCGACGGCGGCACCGGGCCGAACACCGGAGGGATGGGCGCCTACACGCCACTGCCGTGGGCGCCCGCCGATCTCGTCGAGACGGTCACCAGGACCGTCATCGGCCCGACCCTGGCCGAGATGAACCGTCGCGGCACACCCTTCCAGGGGCTGCTCTACGTGGGCCTGTCGCTCACAGCCGACGGCCCGCGGGTGGTCGAGTTCAATGTGCGTTTCGGCGATCCGGAGACCCAGCCCCTGCTGTCGATGATCGAGTCCCCGCTGGGTCAGGTGATGCGCGCCGCGGCCACGGGGGATCTCAGCGGGTTCGACGGCCTGCGGTTCCGCCGCGGGTTCGCGGTCGGCGTCGTGCTGGCCTCCGAGGGATATCCCGGAGAGGTCGTCACCGGCCGCCCGGTCGGAGGGGTGCTGTCCGCCGACGGCGACTCCGATCCCGACATCATCCAGGCCGGTACGGCTGCCGACGGTGACCGGCTGGTGTCGGCCGGCGGGCGGGTGCTGGTGGCCCTGGGGCACGGCGAGACCCTGACCGGGGCCCGCCAGGCCGCCTATGCGCGTATCGAGAAGGTGTCTCTGGAAGGTGGCTTCCACCGGGGCGACATCGCGCTGACGGCCGCAGAGGAGGAGGCCTTCACCGCACTGTCGGAGCCGAAGGAGTCCCTCGGGGATCCCGGCGCCAACGACTGA
- the purB gene encoding adenylosuccinate lyase, with protein MSVPNVLATRYASPQMREIWSPENKIKAERRLWIAVLEAQIDLGVGLGDDDPARVLADYRAAIDHVDLESIARREAITRHDVKARIEEFNALAGHEHIHKGMTSRDLTENIEQHQVLVSLNLVRDRMVAALAQLARLAGEYADQPIAGRSHNVAAQVTTLGKRFATVIDEMLVAYQRVIELIDHYPARGIKGPMGTSQDMLDLLDGDAAKLAELEHRIAAHLGFNHVLTSTGQIYPRSLDFEVISALVQVASGPSDLATSIRLMAGNELVTEGFKPGQVGSSAMPHKMNARSCERVNGFLVVLRGHLTMVTGLAGVQWNEGDVSCSVVRRIALPDAFYAIDGMFETFLTILTDFGAFPAVIEAELSRYLPFLTTTKVLMACVRAGVGREDAHEAIKENAVGLALEMRETGSTRNDLFERLAADDRIPLSSVQLEHLVSDPIELTGGARDQVATLVEKVEAIVAEHPKAARYLPGKVL; from the coding sequence GTGAGCGTCCCCAATGTGCTGGCGACCCGATACGCATCCCCGCAGATGCGCGAGATCTGGTCCCCGGAGAACAAGATCAAGGCCGAGCGGAGGCTGTGGATCGCTGTCCTGGAGGCTCAGATCGACCTGGGCGTGGGTCTGGGCGATGACGACCCCGCCCGGGTGCTCGCCGACTACCGGGCGGCGATCGATCATGTCGACCTGGAGTCCATCGCCCGTCGGGAGGCGATCACCCGCCACGACGTCAAGGCCCGCATCGAGGAGTTCAACGCGCTGGCCGGCCACGAGCACATCCACAAGGGGATGACCAGCCGCGACCTCACCGAGAACATCGAGCAGCATCAGGTGCTCGTCTCGCTGAACCTGGTGCGCGACCGGATGGTGGCCGCCCTGGCGCAGCTGGCCCGGCTGGCCGGCGAGTACGCCGACCAGCCGATCGCCGGGCGCTCCCACAACGTCGCCGCCCAGGTGACCACCCTGGGCAAGCGCTTCGCCACCGTCATCGACGAGATGCTGGTCGCCTACCAGCGGGTCATCGAGCTCATCGACCACTATCCGGCCCGCGGCATCAAGGGGCCGATGGGCACCAGCCAGGACATGCTCGACCTGCTCGACGGCGACGCCGCGAAGCTCGCCGAGCTGGAGCACCGGATCGCAGCGCACCTGGGCTTCAACCACGTGCTCACCTCGACCGGGCAGATCTATCCGCGGTCGCTGGACTTCGAGGTGATCTCGGCCCTGGTGCAGGTGGCGTCGGGGCCCTCGGACCTGGCCACCTCGATCCGCCTGATGGCCGGCAACGAGCTGGTCACCGAGGGGTTCAAGCCGGGCCAGGTGGGCTCCTCGGCGATGCCCCACAAGATGAACGCCCGCTCCTGCGAGCGGGTCAACGGCTTCCTGGTGGTGCTGCGCGGCCACCTTACGATGGTCACCGGGCTGGCCGGTGTGCAATGGAACGAGGGCGACGTCTCCTGCTCGGTGGTGCGCCGGATCGCGCTGCCCGACGCCTTCTACGCCATCGACGGGATGTTCGAGACGTTCCTGACGATCCTCACCGATTTCGGCGCCTTCCCGGCGGTCATCGAGGCCGAGCTGTCGCGCTACCTGCCGTTCCTCACCACCACGAAGGTGCTGATGGCCTGCGTGAGGGCCGGGGTGGGACGTGAGGACGCCCACGAGGCCATCAAGGAGAACGCCGTGGGTCTGGCTCTGGAGATGCGCGAGACCGGATCGACGCGCAACGACCTCTTCGAGCGGCTGGCGGCCGATGATCGCATTCCGTTGTCCAGCGTCCAGCTGGAACACCTCGTCAGCGACCCGATCGAGCTCACCGGGGGAGCGCGCGATCAGGTCGCGACTCTCGTCGAGAAGGTGGAGGCGATCGTCGCCGAGCACCCGAAGGCGGCCCGCTACCTCCCCGGCAAGGTGCTGTAG
- a CDS encoding phosphoribosylaminoimidazolesuccinocarboxamide synthase codes for MTSADDLGLPLLSEGKVRRLYRLPDQTGRLLMVATDRISAYDHILSPDIPDKGKVLTGISLWWFDQLSDVVENHLVSTDVPDAVAGRAMIVEELDMFPVECVVRGYLTGSGLAEYQKSRSVCGIKLPEGLKDGSRLPQPIFTPATKAEYGEHDENIDFETLTGIVGAEAADRLRRLSLAIYVRAEQIARERGIVLADTKVEFGRRPDGTVVLGDEVLTPDSSRFWDARDWHPGGKNPSFDKQFVRDWLTFASGWDPRSGEEPPELPANVVTATRNRYLEAWSMLTGIADPLSGEHAGQDARAGRTVDDVASGAEPQSVPEPAPGHVSGPAAVPEEASEPVVASEQEPASIIEEPSAAPAQPDRIGAMARVVVDVMPKPEILDPQGKAITGALGRLGHDGLTVRQGKRFEITGEDVADRLDEIRAIAEGMLANTVIESYDVRVED; via the coding sequence ATGACCTCTGCCGATGATCTCGGGCTGCCCCTTCTCAGCGAGGGCAAGGTGCGTCGTCTGTACCGTCTGCCCGACCAGACCGGCCGGCTGCTGATGGTCGCGACCGACCGGATCAGCGCCTACGACCACATTCTCAGCCCCGACATCCCCGACAAGGGAAAGGTCCTGACGGGCATCTCCCTGTGGTGGTTCGATCAGCTCTCGGACGTGGTCGAGAACCATCTGGTGTCCACCGACGTCCCCGACGCGGTGGCAGGCCGGGCGATGATCGTCGAGGAACTGGACATGTTCCCGGTGGAGTGCGTCGTGCGCGGCTACCTCACCGGATCTGGTTTGGCCGAGTACCAGAAGTCCCGGTCGGTGTGCGGAATCAAGCTGCCCGAGGGCCTCAAGGACGGGTCGCGCCTGCCGCAGCCGATCTTCACCCCGGCGACCAAGGCCGAGTACGGCGAGCATGACGAGAACATCGACTTCGAGACCCTGACCGGGATCGTCGGCGCCGAGGCGGCCGACCGGCTGCGGCGTCTCTCCCTGGCGATCTACGTGCGGGCCGAGCAGATCGCACGGGAGCGCGGCATCGTCCTGGCCGACACCAAGGTGGAGTTCGGACGCCGCCCCGACGGCACCGTCGTGCTCGGCGACGAGGTGCTCACCCCGGACTCCTCTCGCTTCTGGGACGCCCGCGACTGGCATCCGGGCGGGAAGAATCCCTCCTTCGACAAGCAGTTCGTCCGGGACTGGCTGACCTTCGCCTCGGGCTGGGACCCCCGGTCCGGCGAGGAGCCCCCGGAGCTGCCCGCCAATGTGGTGACGGCCACCCGGAACCGGTATCTGGAGGCATGGTCGATGCTCACCGGGATCGCCGATCCGCTGTCGGGGGAGCACGCGGGGCAGGATGCCCGTGCGGGGCGGACGGTTGATGACGTCGCGTCCGGGGCCGAGCCGCAGTCGGTTCCGGAGCCTGCTCCGGGCCACGTCTCCGGGCCTGCCGCCGTACCGGAGGAGGCGTCGGAGCCCGTCGTCGCCTCCGAGCAGGAACCGGCGTCCATCATTGAGGAGCCTTCTGCCGCGCCGGCGCAGCCCGATAGGATCGGCGCCATGGCACGTGTTGTGGTGGATGTCATGCCCAAGCCGGAGATCCTCGACCCTCAGGGCAAGGCGATCACGGGAGCCCTGGGCAGGTTGGGGCATGACGGACTGACGGTCCGTCAGGGCAAGCGTTTCGAGATCACCGGTGAGGACGTCGCCGATCGTCTCGACGAGATCCGGGCGATCGCCGAGGGGATGCTGGCCAACACCGTCATCGAGTCCTACGACGTGCGCGTGGAGGACTGA
- the purQ gene encoding phosphoribosylformylglycinamidine synthase subunit PurQ, translating to MAVRIGVVTFPGSLDDADAARAVRLGGAQPVPLWHASQDLQGVDAVILPGGFSYGDYLRAGAIASLSTVMRSVSAAAAKGLPVLGICNGFQVLCEAHLLPGTLMRNEQRRFHCSVQELVVESIDTVWTCDFAPDAHISIAAKHGEGNYVADDATLAAVEANNQVVFRYVDNPNGSDHDIAGVTNEAGNVVGLMPHPEHSVEDLTGGSTDGLTFISSVLKFLSVQV from the coding sequence ATGGCGGTACGGATCGGGGTGGTGACCTTTCCGGGGTCGCTGGATGACGCCGACGCCGCGCGTGCGGTCCGCCTGGGCGGGGCACAACCGGTCCCGCTGTGGCACGCCTCGCAGGACCTGCAGGGGGTTGACGCCGTCATCCTGCCGGGCGGGTTCTCCTACGGCGACTACCTGAGGGCCGGAGCCATCGCCTCCCTGTCGACGGTGATGCGCTCGGTGAGCGCGGCCGCCGCCAAGGGCCTGCCGGTGCTGGGCATCTGCAACGGCTTCCAGGTGCTGTGCGAGGCCCATCTGCTGCCGGGCACCCTGATGCGCAATGAGCAGCGGCGGTTCCACTGCTCGGTCCAGGAGCTGGTCGTCGAGAGTATCGACACGGTGTGGACCTGCGACTTCGCCCCGGACGCGCACATCTCCATCGCCGCCAAGCACGGCGAGGGGAACTATGTGGCCGACGACGCCACCCTGGCGGCCGTCGAGGCCAACAATCAGGTGGTCTTCCGTTACGTCGACAATCCCAACGGCTCGGATCACGACATCGCCGGCGTCACCAATGAGGCCGGCAATGTGGTGGGTCTCATGCCCCACCCCGAGCATTCCGTGGAGGATCTGACCGGCGGTTCGACCGACGGCCTCACCTTCATCTCCTCGGTGCTGAAGTTCCTCAGCGTCCAGGTCTGA
- a CDS encoding nitrite/sulfite reductase, whose amino-acid sequence MPTRTPTRDQGQWAVSGRAPLNSDEVLKQEADGLTSRDRVISTYAKEGFGSISQEDLFARLKWWGVYTQRKQGIDGHRTASLTPNELSDDTFMMRVRIDGGQLTTKQTKVLGALSHEFGRDTADITDRQNIQYHWIRVEDIPEIWERLEAVGLRTTEACGDVPRGFLGSPVAGIAADEIIDPTPTIRGIVDQWIGNPEFSNLPRKFKTAVTGHPSIDIPHEINDISFVGVVHPELGPGYDVWVGGALATTPKLAKRLGVWVSQQETTEVWCGVASIFRDYGYRLRRTHARLKFLVEDWGPEKFRRVLEDEYLHRKLHDGPAAHPDGSPDDHIGVHAQKDGNLYIGFAPTVGRLSGPRLTAIAEAAEKAGSHRIRLTPYQKLVVLDVLPDRADDLVAELGELGLQAHPSSFRRATMACSGIEFCKLAFVETKGLAARTVDELEKRFAGERVEPPITLNINGCPNSCARFQVADIGLKGQIIKGEFGFQVHLGGRLETGRHTGESRLGRTVRGLKVTSEGLADYVERVVRSYLAHRDEGQDFAHWAVEAPEEQLA is encoded by the coding sequence ATGCCGACTCGCACTCCCACACGTGACCAGGGCCAGTGGGCAGTCTCCGGGCGCGCTCCGCTCAACTCCGACGAGGTGCTCAAGCAGGAGGCCGACGGGCTCACCTCCCGCGACCGGGTCATCAGCACGTACGCCAAGGAGGGGTTCGGCTCGATCAGCCAGGAGGATCTCTTCGCCCGGCTGAAGTGGTGGGGCGTCTACACCCAGCGCAAGCAGGGCATCGACGGCCACCGCACCGCCAGCCTCACCCCCAACGAGCTGTCCGACGACACCTTCATGATGCGGGTACGCATCGACGGGGGCCAGCTCACCACCAAGCAGACGAAGGTGCTCGGAGCGCTGTCGCACGAGTTCGGCCGCGACACCGCCGACATCACCGACCGCCAGAACATCCAGTACCACTGGATCCGCGTCGAGGACATCCCCGAGATCTGGGAGCGGCTCGAGGCCGTCGGCCTGCGCACCACCGAGGCCTGCGGCGATGTGCCGCGAGGATTCCTGGGCTCCCCGGTGGCCGGGATCGCCGCCGACGAGATCATCGACCCCACACCGACCATCCGCGGCATCGTCGACCAGTGGATCGGCAATCCGGAGTTCTCGAACCTGCCCCGCAAGTTCAAGACCGCGGTCACCGGTCACCCCAGCATCGACATCCCGCACGAGATCAACGACATCTCCTTCGTCGGCGTCGTCCATCCCGAACTCGGCCCCGGCTACGACGTCTGGGTCGGAGGGGCGCTGGCCACCACCCCCAAGCTCGCCAAGCGGCTCGGCGTCTGGGTCTCCCAGCAGGAGACCACCGAGGTCTGGTGCGGGGTGGCCTCCATCTTCCGCGACTACGGATACCGGCTGCGCCGCACCCACGCCCGCCTGAAGTTCCTCGTCGAGGACTGGGGACCCGAGAAGTTCCGCCGGGTGCTGGAGGACGAGTACCTGCACCGAAAGCTCCATGACGGGCCGGCCGCCCACCCCGACGGTTCCCCCGACGACCACATCGGCGTCCATGCCCAGAAGGACGGCAATCTGTACATCGGCTTCGCCCCGACGGTCGGCCGGCTCTCCGGCCCCAGGCTCACGGCTATCGCCGAGGCGGCCGAGAAGGCCGGATCCCATCGCATCCGGCTCACCCCGTACCAGAAGCTCGTGGTGCTCGACGTCCTGCCCGATCGGGCCGACGACCTGGTCGCCGAGCTCGGGGAACTCGGCCTCCAGGCTCACCCGTCCTCATTCCGGCGGGCCACCATGGCCTGCTCCGGGATCGAGTTCTGCAAGCTGGCCTTCGTCGAGACGAAGGGCCTGGCCGCCCGGACCGTCGACGAGTTGGAGAAGCGCTTCGCCGGCGAGAGGGTCGAACCGCCGATCACTCTCAACATCAACGGCTGCCCCAACTCCTGCGCCCGTTTCCAGGTCGCCGACATCGGCCTGAAGGGACAGATCATCAAGGGCGAGTTCGGCTTCCAGGTCCATCTGGGAGGACGCCTGGAGACCGGGCGACACACGGGGGAGAGTCGGCTGGGACGCACCGTCCGCGGTCTCAAGGTGACCTCCGAGGGCCTCGCCGACTACGTCGAGCGGGTCGTCCGCAGCTATCTGGCCCACCGCGATGAGGGGCAGGACTTCGCCCACTGGGCCGTTGAGGCCCCCGAGGAGCAGCTGGCCTGA
- a CDS encoding amino acid permease: MSGTGPASPTDQNDGHVVDEGDRGYQKGLKTRHIRMIAIGGSIGTGLFLGAGGRLANGGPALAIAYAICGIFAFIMVRALGELSIHRPSSGAFVSYAREFMGEKGAYITGWLFFLDWATSVMADITAVALYLHFWTFFQPVPQWLLAMIALVLVFTLNLFSVKYFGEAEFWFAAIKVTAIVVFMIVAIWAIVTGHAVGSGHAGFSNLTDHGGFFPMGVAPLLTLSLGVVFAFGGTEMVGVAAGEAEEAKKILPKAVNSMILRIFIFYVGSVILMTLVLPWTAYSANESPFVTFFAGIGVPHAGDIMQVVVLTAALSSLNAGLYATGRTLRSMAVAGEAPKVAAKLNKHQVPAGGIAITASLGLIGVLINYIYPTGAFEIVMNLAGIGIAGTWISILISHILFVRKAGRGEATRPDFKLHGAPVTNVVAVVFLAAIIVSMWFDAEIGRPTIYMFGGVVALLVIGWFGVRHRIKGDLLDTILDEDAPAVADPHGQHEE; the protein is encoded by the coding sequence ATGAGCGGGACCGGACCGGCCTCACCCACGGACCAGAACGATGGCCATGTCGTCGACGAGGGGGACAGGGGGTACCAGAAGGGCCTGAAGACCCGCCACATCCGGATGATCGCCATCGGCGGCTCCATCGGCACCGGGCTCTTCCTGGGTGCCGGAGGCCGGCTGGCCAACGGCGGCCCCGCCCTGGCGATCGCCTACGCCATCTGCGGGATCTTCGCCTTCATCATGGTCCGGGCGCTGGGCGAGCTGTCCATCCACAGGCCCTCCTCGGGGGCCTTCGTCTCCTACGCCCGCGAGTTCATGGGGGAGAAGGGCGCCTACATCACCGGCTGGCTGTTCTTCCTGGACTGGGCCACCAGCGTGATGGCCGATATCACCGCCGTCGCCCTCTACCTGCACTTCTGGACCTTCTTCCAGCCCGTGCCGCAGTGGCTTCTGGCGATGATCGCGCTGGTGCTGGTCTTCACCCTGAACCTGTTCAGCGTGAAGTACTTCGGCGAGGCCGAGTTCTGGTTCGCCGCCATCAAGGTGACCGCCATCGTCGTCTTCATGATCGTGGCCATCTGGGCCATCGTCACCGGGCATGCGGTGGGCTCCGGGCACGCCGGGTTCTCCAACCTCACCGATCACGGCGGCTTCTTCCCGATGGGCGTCGCCCCGCTGCTCACCCTCTCGCTGGGAGTCGTCTTCGCCTTCGGCGGCACCGAGATGGTCGGGGTGGCCGCCGGCGAGGCCGAGGAGGCCAAGAAGATCCTGCCGAAGGCCGTGAACTCGATGATCCTGCGGATCTTCATCTTCTACGTCGGCTCGGTCATCCTCATGACCCTGGTGCTGCCCTGGACCGCCTACTCGGCCAATGAGTCCCCGTTCGTCACCTTCTTCGCCGGCATCGGGGTGCCCCACGCCGGAGACATCATGCAGGTGGTCGTCCTCACCGCGGCGCTGTCCTCGCTGAACGCCGGCCTCTACGCCACCGGCCGCACCCTGCGCTCCATGGCGGTGGCCGGGGAGGCGCCGAAGGTCGCCGCGAAGCTCAACAAGCACCAGGTGCCCGCCGGAGGCATCGCCATCACCGCCTCGCTCGGACTCATCGGCGTCCTCATCAACTACATCTACCCGACCGGCGCCTTCGAGATCGTCATGAACCTGGCCGGCATCGGCATCGCCGGCACCTGGATCTCCATCCTCATCTCCCACATCCTGTTCGTCCGAAAGGCCGGCAGGGGAGAGGCGACCCGCCCCGACTTCAAGCTCCACGGCGCACCGGTGACCAACGTCGTCGCCGTCGTCTTCCTGGCCGCGATCATCGTCTCCATGTGGTTCGACGCCGAGATCGGCCGGCCCACCATCTACATGTTCGGCGGGGTCGTGGCGCTGCTGGTGATCGGCTGGTTCGGAGTGCGCCATCGCATCAAGGGGGACCTGCTCGACACCATCCTCGACGAGGACGCTCCCGCCGTGGCCGACCCGCACGGGCAACACGAGGAATAG
- a CDS encoding asparaginase — protein MMRVSILYTGGTIGMVDTPRGLAPGADLDGWLHRLVAGTELDHGVTVTSFEKLIDSSNATPSDWQAIIDELWRQYDDADAFVVLHGTDTMAYTSAALAFALTGFDKPVVVTGSQYPLGVVGSDAAPNVTGALRAAMTGNHFGVAIFFGHVLLRGTRVTKTSTWAFQGFDSPSVPELARTGAPWQWSRYEVPKGCGWTDPAPYTRQDVPVLDLAPGITAARLAAALDPLPRAVVLRAFGVGNIPSDEPGLLDVITSTIGAGVPVVVTSQCHQADVQLGHYEAGFELARAGAVGSGDMVLEAVYAKLNFLLSQGLEADEVRHWMGTNLTGELS, from the coding sequence GTGATGAGAGTGTCGATCCTGTACACCGGCGGCACCATCGGAATGGTCGACACCCCACGCGGGCTGGCTCCGGGGGCCGATCTCGACGGATGGCTGCACCGGCTGGTCGCCGGCACCGAACTCGACCACGGCGTCACCGTCACCTCCTTCGAGAAGCTCATCGACTCCTCGAACGCCACACCGTCGGACTGGCAGGCGATCATTGACGAGCTGTGGCGCCAGTACGACGACGCCGACGCCTTCGTGGTGCTGCACGGCACCGACACGATGGCCTACACCTCGGCGGCGCTGGCCTTCGCCCTCACCGGGTTCGACAAGCCCGTCGTGGTGACCGGCTCCCAGTACCCGCTCGGGGTCGTGGGTTCCGACGCCGCTCCAAATGTCACCGGGGCGCTGCGCGCCGCGATGACCGGGAACCACTTCGGGGTGGCGATCTTCTTCGGCCACGTGCTGCTGCGCGGCACCCGGGTCACCAAGACCTCCACCTGGGCCTTCCAGGGATTCGACTCGCCCAGCGTGCCCGAGCTGGCCCGTACCGGAGCCCCGTGGCAGTGGAGCCGGTACGAGGTGCCCAAGGGCTGCGGATGGACGGATCCTGCGCCCTACACCCGCCAGGACGTGCCGGTGCTCGACCTCGCTCCCGGTATCACCGCAGCCAGGCTGGCCGCCGCCCTCGACCCGCTTCCCCGGGCCGTGGTGCTGCGCGCCTTCGGGGTGGGCAACATCCCCAGCGACGAGCCTGGACTCCTCGACGTCATCACCTCGACCATCGGCGCCGGTGTGCCCGTCGTGGTGACCTCCCAGTGCCATCAGGCCGATGTGCAGCTGGGCCACTACGAGGCCGGATTCGAACTGGCCCGGGCCGGCGCCGTGGGTTCGGGGGACATGGTGCTGGAGGCGGTCTACGCGAAGCTGAACTTCCTGCTCTCCCAAGGGCTGGAGGCCGACGAGGTGCGCCACTGGATGGGGACGAATCTGACCGGGGAGTTGAGCTGA